Below is a window of Populus alba chromosome 2, ASM523922v2, whole genome shotgun sequence DNA.
TAGTCAAAATCATCATTGATCAAAGTTCTAAACGATAAAGGTGGCAATGAAATAAACTTCACCTCTTCATGGACCCAAACCATATCAGCTAGAAACTTCTTGTGATCATCAGGAACTGCCTTCAATAAGTCTGTCTCGATACAAAAATTTACACCAATAAATCACACTGTTAATTGTATTGAATTCAGAACCATCTCAAGTGTAAAAAATGCAAGAATCTAAAGACTCCAATGCTCCATTCATGATTATACTaatccaaaatatattatttttaccctcttacattaaaaaactaagaaTCAAACAACTCAAGCACAATCAACTCAGTTCAAAACTGCTAGACAACAATAGCCTATTTCATATTTAACagctaaaaaaccaaacaacaGCGATACATTTCCATACAAACATGGAGACGTGATTAAGCTATTGATAATTAAAACTTCAATCAATGAgagactaaaagaaaacaagacatACCAGAAGATCCATGAGGGACACCATAGGAAGCGAAAGTGGGACCGGCATCATAAATAGAGCCCTTATATTCAGTCCCTTTAATGGTATTGAATCTCTCCTTAATATGACCAGCCCACCTTCTCCCTTGCAAATGCATATTCTCATACCCGTCTCCTTTATACCACCCTTCCCTGTCCTCACTCTCTTCATACTCCTTCCATCCTTCCTTAAATGGCACCCCATTTTGCGGCTCAGGCAGGACACCAACAAAAGCAGCAAAAGCAAAGTCATGATTTCCCGAAAGAAACACATGCTTTTGATTTGGATACCTTGAAGGTAAGTCTATCAAGAAATCTAGGACTTTCTTGGTATCTAGGCCTCTGTCACAGTAATCGCCTAAGAAGATAATTGTTGCAGCGTTAAAGTGTTGGGGGTCGAATTGGGTTTCGAGATTTGACCAAAGATTTTGAAGCTTTGTGATGTAGCCATGGATGTCGCCTATACAGATTACTAATCTGGGTTTTGCGACCGTGCTGTTGTTGCTTTGCCCCGCCTCTGTCATTTTGGGTTCCGTGGTGGTTCTGTTCTGTCCTTCGATTGATAAAGAGAATCCTTTTGGGTACCTATATTAGTATTGGTCTGGTTTAgtgcttgatatttttttttttttttttaactagagcTTGAAAGAGAAGTTCTTCTTGCCTTCTTGGCTGGCTGCCAACGACTCTTCCTGTTGCCAGTTGTATCATAGGGATAGGATCCCCTCTTCTCAATAGGTAAGCATCAACCATCATACATTAGTATTGGTTGATTAtgccttttcattttgttatcatttattttatatgaatttatatCAGTTTTTattgtctcattttttttagaatttattttttcaattttattatttatcaataattttattgaaattttaactttataatttattttaaattatttatcattctcctgatattaattttatgattgctcttaatttaatttttatatatcattttcCTACTTTATATGCTTATCTTGCttatcatttggtttcttatcATGTAACAATTTATACACCATGTTTGATTTTAACACTATTCATGTTCTTGAGCTAACTTAAATAATTTCCAAATCATATCTCCGTTCACGTGGCTAGCTTGATATATACCCGATCAATAGCCCTCAtgggttaaaaaaatcaataatctcTATTTATGTGACCAGTTCAATAAACACCTGATTAGTAGCCCCACTCATTTGCCGATTCATAAACATTGTGTCACAATTCAtgcataattattttcattgttgcGATCAATTTTTACTTACATAAtagtttaatttctatttaCGTAGTGATTACTGTCATTACATTCAAATCTCAATTTATATACATGGTATCATTGTTGTGGTCAATTTCTAAGAATATTGAGAGCAAACAACGTGAATGATGTGTGTAATAACAAACCTGAAATTTGTTTCCCAAACAACATCTTATCACAATagcaatttttaattaaaaaaatagtattttgataACTTACACGTTaatgaattcaaaatataaaaaaaatacactactCATGTAGAGAGACTTTCTTGACAATGTTAATAAATCTGACCTACAATTCAATCTAATGACCAAATCTCTTATCttattcaagtttaaaattaaaaaacattgcaGTTGTTCTGAAATGAGTTATTTAACTtgatgttatttgattttttttaaaatattaaaataacaacattttggATCAATCTAAGTCAACTTGAGTCAACTCGTCAAGCCATAATTTGGATTCTAAACCTTGTTAAGTTTAATAAATCTAttttctagagtttttttttattattatttaataaaaaaataataaaaatagacatgcATAGAAAAGcaacataacaaaaattaagaaaaaaaatcataaaaagttgCACAGAAAAAGTGCTTTCAAATCTTATAAAAACACTATCATGATATAATTCAAGAACTAGGTAAAAACTTAAATGGCATTTAATAAACAACATCCCTACTATATTTTCgaacaattaattttaatgaaatttaattaaaataataagaaatttttttaaaaaaaatccatgaaaggcttaataaaaagagtttagaTGCCTATGCCTAAGGCAAACATGATAGGCCCATAAAAAGAAGGTAAGACAGGCATACATGATAGGCCCATAAAAAGAAGGTAAGACGGTCTTGAACCTATAAGGCCAAACTAACATgacaaactattttattttttaagatatcattcatccttttaaaaaagattgaa
It encodes the following:
- the LOC118057733 gene encoding tyrosine-protein phosphatase RLPH2-like, translated to MTEAGQSNNSTVAKPRLVICIGDIHGYITKLQNLWSNLETQFDPQHFNAATIIFLGDYCDRGLDTKKVLDFLIDLPSRYPNQKHVFLSGNHDFAFAAFVGVLPEPQNGVPFKEGWKEYEESEDREGWYKGDGYENMHLQGRRWAGHIKERFNTIKGTEYKGSIYDAGPTFASYGVPHGSSDLLKAVPDDHKKFLADMVWVHEEDDVCIEDEEGIRHCKLIAAHAGLEEGKNVGEQLRFLKAKETHVPKIQALSGRKTVWDIPKELSEKPIIVVSGHHGKLHIDGLRLIIDEGGGFENKPVAAIALPSMKLVRDTDNLTK